The genomic DNA CGTACCGAACCACGACCACCGCCAGCGCGCCCGCGACCACACCCAACAGTGGCCACGTCGCCATCGTTCCCGACCCGGACAACAGCCCCCAGAACAACGCGGTCAGGATCGCGAACACACCCGCCGCCATCCACGTCCGCTTCACCATGAACCGCACGATCACCAGCACCAACACCAGCGCCATCCCCTCGCGCACCGACGCCACCGCCATGTGCAGCACCGCGCCGAAGCCCGATCTCGCGCTCATCATTGCGTCCATCCCGTATCGGCCGTCCATAAACGGCGCAGGAGGCGGCTTCCCCACCATCGACGGAATCAGCAGCGTCGCATAGAACGCCGCCGCGGACGCTACGCCCAGCAGCACACCCACCAAGGCGTGCTTCCCGACCAACGCATCCCTCACCCGCCCCGAAAGCAACCGCTCCCACGAGATAAGCATCTGAGGCCACTGCCGACGCACGTAGGGCTCCATCGCCATGTAGAACACAACCAGCGCGGCACCAACCAGCAGCGACTGCCCCGCCGCACGACCAAGCAGATCCGTCTCCCCCTGCAGCGTCCACACATGGCTCGCCCGCAGCCACCACCCGACAGCCCAGAGACCCGTACCACCCAGTCCAACCTTGAACGCGCCCATGTAATCCACGCGCCGCCCGAACACATTCCCCGGCACCAACACCAGCGACGCGATCACAAGCAGACCCGTCATCATCGTCGTCGCCCAAAGGCCCGGGCCATGCCGAAACAGCTCCTCCGGCACACCCACCTGGCTCGCCTTCGGCCAACGCTTCTCGATCAATCGAAACGCCACCGCCTGCCCTCGATACGTCGCCGCCTCCACACGGACCTCAATCTCAGGGCTCTCCGGATACACACCCTCCCACGCCGCACGCGTATCCGCGAACACCGGCGGCACACGCATCGGCTCAACCGACACAAAGTCGTCGTAAGGCAGATCCGCCAACTCGAACAGCAAACGCCACGTCCGCTCCAGATCCGTCGGAACCGAAGGCGGACGCCACCCATCAGGCGTCGTTATGTCGTCCGCATCCCGATAGCGCACGTACAACTCGCGCAACTGCCCCGCAGGCGAGAGACGCAGCGAGATCATCCCCGGCTCCGTCGGAGCAGGATCAGTCATCGACACCTTGCCGAGCGAGTTCTGAGGCCGCAGCGGCATCGGGCTCGCCCGATACCAGAAATCAATCGCCGCCGGACGTGGCCTCCCCAGCCGATCCCATCGATCAGGCCCCTTGTCGTTCCGCTCGATCTCGCTCACCAACTCCTCGTAGTAATCGAGCGCAGACGCCGTGTGCTGTCCCTGCAACGAATACCCGAGACGCGCAAAGCAGTTCTCCGCGATGCTCGCCAGCACCGCCGGCCCCTTGTTCAAATACGCCTTGTCCTGCATCGCCACGTATGGCGCGAGCCACGCCACCACCGCCAGCAGCCCTAGAACAGAACCCATCAACACAACCCCATGCGCAGGACGCAACACCCCACGCCCACCCGCCTGCGCCACCAACTGAGGCGATGGCGTCTCACCCGCCGCCAATGCCGCAGCCAGCGGATCGCCCCCCGGCAGCATCGCCGCAACCGCCATCGCCGACTTCGGACGCTCCTCCGGATCCCGCGCAAGACACGCCATGATCGTCCGCGCGATCCGCTCATCAAGCCCCGGAACCAACTCCCGCGGATCAGGCGGCAACTGCTTCCGATGCATGTGCATCAACTCGGGAATGCTCGACGCCTCCCACGCCTTCTTCCCCGTGAACAACTCATACAACAACAACCCCAAGCCGTACACATCGCTCCGAACCGTCACCGCCTCGCCACGCAACTGCTCCGGTGCCATGTACGTCGGCGTACCCGCCTTCACCTCGATCCCGCTGATTCCCGCCGCCATCCCCGCAAGACCGAAATCCAGGATCTTCGCGTTCCCGTCGTCGTCCACCATCACGTTCGCCGGCTTCAGATCACGGTGCAGCACGCCCTTCTCGTGCGCCGCATGCAGCCCGCGGCACATCTGCTGCGCCAACCCGATCGCACGCTCAACGTGCGGACGCCCCACACGCTTCAACAGCGAACCAAGATCCTCGCCCCCCACATACTCCATCGACAGGAACTGCCTGCCCTCAACCTCGACGATGTCATGCACGCGGCACACATTCGGATGCGTGATCTGCAACGAAACCCGCGCCTCGTTCAGAAACCGCGCCTTCCGCGACGGATGCTCCGCGAACGCCTCCGGCAGAAACTTCAGCGCGACCGGCTGGTTCAGCGTCAGGTCATCCGCTCGATACACAACCCCCATCCCGCCGCGACCGATCCGCTCCACAATCCTGTAACGCCCCTGGATCAGATGCCCCGGCGGAAACGGCCCGTGATCGATCGTCGCCGGCATCGCGCCGTACTTCGCCTCCGTCACGGGCACCCCGCCGCCACCCCCTCCGCCGCCCCCTCCGACCCCCTCATCCGCGGGCGACCGACTCGGCATCGGCAACTTCGACGGCTCCTTCAAGCCCGAAGATGAAGAACCTCGCCCCGCACCATCAGAGCCGCCAATCCCCACACCGACGGTCTCAGATGCACCAACACCAGGAGCACCCGAACCGCCCGACGCCACACCGCTCCCTCGATCGAGCAGATCCAGATCCGCCGCAGCCGCCGCAAGAGCTCCACCCTCCTTCAATCGCACATCCAACTTGCCCGACGGCGCGGGCTCCTCCGGGTGATACCGCAGAAGATCCAGCACTTCCTTCAGCAACGCCTTGTCCGACCCGCACACACGCTCGAGAAACGCCTGGCGCTGCGCGCGCGGCAACACCGCAGCTCGCAGAAAGAGGTCTCTCACCGTGTCGCGCCGCTCACCGGCTATGGCTCGGCTCCTTCAGCAAGTTCCCGACGAAGCCAGGCCCGAGCGATCGTCCAGTCCCCCTCAACCGTTCGCTTGGAGACGCCCAACGCCTCGGCCACCTCGTCGACATTCAACCCGCCGAAGAACCGTAGCTCCACCACCCGCGCCTGACGCTCGTCGATCTGGGCCAGCTTCTCCATCGCATCGTCGAGCGCGAGCAGATCAACCTCGGAAGGACCCGTCGCAGCGATCCCCGACGAGAGATCCACACGCTGCCGCGCTCCCCCACGCTTCAGCCGCTTCCGAGCCCGCGCATGATCCACCAGAATCCGACGCATCGCCTGCGCCGCCACCGCCATGAAGTGGCTCTTCCCCCGCCAATCCACCCGTGACTGGTCCACCAGACGCATAAACGTCTCATGGGCCAGTGCCGTCGGCTCCAGGGAGATCATCCCCGGCTCCCGGTTCATCTTCGCCTGTGCCAGCCGACGCAGATCGTCATATACCAAAGGAAGGAGCTGGCTTGCCAACTCCCTCGCCGAGGTATCCGAAGCATCCGCCATGTCCTGAAGCAGCCGCGTCACCTCATGACGCAGCCCGGCGGGAAGGCCCCCCCGCCAGCATCACCGTCTCGTGGATCTCGGTCGCCCATTGAAATCCCCGATTCAAGGTAAGCAACTTGAGTAAGTGTACCACACAAGCCACCTCTCCGCCCGCCGCATCACCCAAACCTCCTCACATGGCCGTTGCAGCGCATCAAATCCCCTGTTCAGGCATCCCGCCCCACCGCCACTCCACTTCACTTCCCGATCTGACCGGCCGACAATTTCACTATGCCCCTCTACGAATACGTCAGCCAGTCCGACGGAGCCGTCATCGAACTCCTCCGCCCGATCTCACAGGCCGACGATCCCGTCAAGGACCCCGAAGGCAAGGGCAGGACCTTCACCCGACGCCACTCAACCTTCGCCACCGGAGCCGCCGCCGCCGGCACACAAGCAAGCGCGGCCCCTTGCTGCCCGTGCGGCAAGAACCGTGGCGCGTGCGGCTCAGGCAACTGATCCCGCGCCGCACTCCACGCCCCTCCGCCGCGCACACTCCGCGCCACACACGCACACCCTGCGCTGACCTCGTGGCACCGCCACCCGCCACAACGCCCATCTCCACTCTGAATCGCACAACTTGCGATCAGACCACGCGCCATCCGCTCCCTGCCCTCTGACTGGCACGCCCTTTGTGGTACGCCGGACGGCGCCCCGCGCCCAGGGACACTGCGCATGAACTACGGAACCCAGCTCTCACTCAGCGGCGTCCTCACCTCGCTCCACAAGCAGGACGTCGCCACCAACAACCTCGCGAACCTCAACACCGTCGGCTTCAAGACCGAGATCGCCCTCACTCGCCAGCGCGCCGCCGTCCGCATCGAAGACGGACTCGGCTCCATGCCCTCCGACTCCCTCATCGAGCGTCTCGGCGCAGGCGTCATGCTCGCCCCCACCATGACCAGCCACAAACAGGGCTCGGTCATGCCCACCGGCAACGACCTCGACATCGCCATCGAGGGCGATGGCTTCCTCGTCGTTCGCGATGCCTCCGACGCATCCTCCGATCGTGTCCGCCTCACCCGTGACGGCCGACTCGCCCGCAGCGCATCCGGCCTCCTCGTGCAGGCCGCGACAGGTTTGCCCGTCCTCGACACGACCAACCGCACCATCTCCCTCGGCGACGGACCCGTCCAGATCGACGATCAGGGCCTCGTCACCCAGAATGGCGAAGAACGCGGACGCATCGCCCTCGTCGATGTCCCCGATCGAAGAGCCCTCCACAAGTCCGGAGACGGCCTCTATGTCCCCGATGCCGCGTCCATCGCAGGACGCACCGCCGCCGCCGGACGCATCCGCCAGCGCGCCCTTGAAGCGTCAACCGTTGACGAGATCGACGCCCTCACCAAGGTCACGTCCGCCGCCAGAGAAGTCTCCGCAAACCTCGGCATGATCCAGTACCAGGATCGATTCATGGATCGAGCGATCAACGTCCTCGGACGCGTCTCCTGACACGCCTTCCCCGCGAATTCGGCCCCGCGAACTCGTCTTGGAGTGATACATGGCCATCCTCGCCCTTCAGTCCGCATCCTCCGGCCTCTCCGCACTCAACACCCAGCTCGACGTGATCGCGAACAACCTCGCCAACGTCAACACCGTCGGCTTCAAGTCCAGCCGCGCAAACTTCCAGGACCTCATCTACGTCGAACGCATGCAGCCAGGCGTCGAGAACGCCCTCGGCGACCAGCGACCCACAGGTCTCTACGTCGGCCTCGGCGTCCGTGTCAGCGGCACCCAACTCAACTTCGAGCAAGGCGCGCCGCTCACCACCAACGAGAAGAAGGACCTCATGATCGAGGGCATCGGCTTCTTCCAGGTCACCGTCGAAGACGCCCTCGGAGGCATCGGCTACACCCGCGCAGGCAACTTCGCCATCAACTCCGACGGCGAGCTCGTCCTCGCCAACGACGTCGGCCGACGCCTCGAACCCAGCATCACCATCCCCGAAGACGCCACCGACATCCAGGTCACCAACGACGGAAGAGTCCTCGTCCTCCAGCCCGGAGAGGTCGAGCCCACCGAGGTCGGACAGATCCAGATCGCCGCCTTCGTCAACCCGCAGGGGCTCAAGCAGATCGGCGAGAACCTCTACGTCCAGACCGAGGCCTCAGGAGACCCCATCGTCGGCAACCCGGGCGATGACAACCTCGGCTCCATCCGACAGGGACTGCTCGAATCCTCGAACGTCGATCCCACCAGAGAACTCGTCGAACTCATCCGCACCCAACGCGCCTTCGAGATGAACAGCCAGTCCATCAGAGCCGCAGACGACGTCCTCCAGCAGGTCGCCCAGCTCCGCCGCGGCTGATCCCCACACCAACCATGATCTCGCGCCCGGCCATCCCGAGACAACGACGCGCAAGGCGGCTCACGCGCCGGGCCGTCTCAGTCGCGCTCGCCGCCGCGATCGCCACGACCGCCCTCGCCGACGGGTCCATCACGCTCCGCCCCGTCGCACGCCTGCAAGCCGACGCCCCGGTCCGCATCACCGACATCGCCGACCTCCGGGGCTCTCTCCCCGACACGCTCGCTCACGTCGTCCTTCACCCATCGTCCCTCCGCGACGGACGCGTCTCGGTCCACGAGGTCCGCGACGCCATCGAAGCCGCGGGAAACGTCAACTGGGGACGCATCGCCCTCTCGGGCGCAGACTGCCGCATCGTGCGGCTCGACACGCCGCCCGGTCCCGTCCACGACCGGGCACCAGAGCCCGACGCCTCGCCCCGCCCCGATCACACGAGCGAGCCCATCGTCCGCGACCTCATCGCACCCCGCCTCGCGCAGTCGCTCGGCATCGATGAGCGTCGCCTGCGTCTCACGTTCGACAGCGCCGATGCCGCCGACACGATCCTCACCATGCCGACGCGCGGCCGCACCGTCGAGATCCGACCCATCGGACGCTCCGACACCGCGCCCATCGCCATCACGGTCTACGAACGCGGCGCCATCGTCGCGCGTGCGAGCGTGCGAGCCCGCGTCGAGGTCCTCCGCGAGGTCGCGGTCTCTCGCGTGGAGATCGAGCGCGGCGCGCCCATCGACGAGACCCTCGTCGATCGCCGCCCCGAGTGGCTCCCGCTCAGCGAACGCCCCGCCGATCCCGACGCTCTGGCAGACGCCGTCGCGCGCTCCAAGATCCCGCCCGGCAGGATCCTCACCGAGCAGAGCGTGCAGGGCGCGATCGCCGTCAAGCGAGGCGACCCCGTCGTCATCCACTGCATCAGCGGCGACTTCGTCATGAAGCTCCGCGCCCGCGCCACGACCGATGCCCGCATCGGGCAGACGATCCCCTTCTCCCCGCTCGACGGACGCAAGGGCCGCACCATCCTCGCCCGCGTCGAGCGGCCCGGCATCGCGATCGCCGCCGACGACCACTCGCAAGCAGACCAGGAGCCGACTCCATGAGCGACCGATCCATGCAAACTACGCGCCTCGCCGCAACGATCTTCCTTGCGGGCACGCTGGCAACGCCGGCTCTGGCCCAGTCTCTCTTCGTGACGCAGGTGAACGTGCCGATCGACGCCAAGGGCGAGCCCGACCCCGGCGCGCACCTCCGCGGCGCGAGTCTCATGTTCATCGAGCCGCCCAAGCCGCGCGAGTTCGCCATCCACGACCTCGTCACCATCATCATCGAGGAGACGACCAAGTCCGAGGCGTCCCAGACGCTCGAGACCGAGAAGAAGTACGACATGAACGGCGCGCTGACGGACTTCATCTCCCTCCGTCACCTGCTCGAGCTCCAGGTCCAGAACGACAAGCAGGATCCCGCCCAGATCGGCCTGAACTACAAGAACAAGTACAAGGGCGATGGCGACTACGAGCGCACCGACAGGTTCGTCGCCCGCATCACAGCTACCGTCATCGACGTCAAGCCCAACGGCACCGTTGTCCTCGAAGCACGCAAGCGCATCGACAAGGACGGCGAGGTCCAGACCATCATCCTGAGCGGCACGTGCCGGCGCGACGACGTTACCGCCCAGAACACTGTTCTCTCGTCGCAACTGGCCGCGCTCACCGTCACGATGTCCACCGAGGGACAGGTCACCAAGGCCGGCAAGAAGGGCCTCATCCCCCGCGCTCTGGAAGGTCTCTTCAACTTCTGAGTGCCTCAGCGGCGGCATTCGCGATTGGTGATTCGGCATTCGCGGAGGCGGAGCGATTGTCGGTCGTTGGTTTACGAATGCCACGTGGCGAATGCCGAACGCCGGGTTCTCGGTGCTGGGTGCCTTCCGGGGTCAGGGCCTTTATGCTTCCCGCATGCGCATTGTCATCGCCACCGGCAACCCGCACAAAGTCGACGAGATGCGCCGCATCTTCGCCGATCCCGCGCTCGGGCTCGCGCCCCTCGCGATCGAGTTCGTTGGTCTTGCCGATCTCCCCGGCGCGCCCTTCCCCGAACCGACCGAGTCCGGCACGACCTTCGAGCAGAACGCCACCATCAAGGCGCTGGCGTATGCCTCAGCGACGAACATGCTGTGCCTCGCCGATGACTCCGGCTTGGAGATCGACGCACTCGACGGACGCCCCGGCGTCATTAGCAGCCACTACTGCACCGATGGCGAGGAACGCGGCATGTCCCGCCCCGAACGCGACCAGCGCAACATCGAACGCGTCCTTGCAGAACTGACCGGCGTCCCAGCGCTCGCCCGCACCGCGCGGTTCGTCTGCGTCATGGCCCTGGCCGCACGGGGCGAGACACTCATCCGCGTCCGCGGCACATTCGAAGGCCGCATCGGATTCCCGGCGGCCACCGGCCCCCATGCCGAATGCCGCGATCCGAACAACGCCGATGTCAGCGGCACGTTCGGAGCCCCCGTCCCCCGCGGCTCGCACGGCTTCGGCTACGACCCCATCTTCCTTCTCCCCGCACCCGACACACGCACCAGCGCGGAACTCGCGCCCGCCGACAAGGACGCGCGCAGCCATCGCGGCGCGGCGGCGACACTCATGGCCGCGCGGATGCGTGCGCTCTTCGAACGCAGGAGATAAGTGGACGCGACATCACGCGGCTGGATCGCGGGCGCGTTGCTCTGGAGAAGGCGGCGGAACCACAGAGGCCGCGGAGAGCGCGGAGTGACGCGGAGGGGAAGGGGCAGAGGGGGATGGGGAAGGGGCACAGGGGCAAAGGGACTGAGGGGCTGGGGTCCGCTCGCTGACGCTAGCGGCTCGTTTCGAGTCGGATGCCTCGGCCTGGAGCACTGGTACCGTCTCGCTGGGCACTGGTTCCGTCTCGCTGCGCTTTGCGGGAACCAGTGGCACCCGAACAGAGTTTGCGTGTGCGAGGGCGAGTGTGGAATCGTCGATCGGGACGATGCGTGAGAGGCGGTAGAGGTGGTGGCAGGCGCGGCGTGCGCCCTCGGCTCTGCGGAGTTCGAGGCGCTGGGCTTGCAGCGATGTGTCGGCGAGGATCGCTTCACCGGGGAGGAAGGCGCGGTGGGGCGCGGCGTTGAGGTGCGAGGGTGGGAGCGGGTCGTGGCGGGACGCGCCGGGCGCGAGGTGTTCGTGCTGAGCGCGGAGTTCGCGGGCGTGGGCGCGGGCCTCGGTGTAGTCGTCGATGATGGTTTGCAGGACGCCGACGGTTGAGGCGAGAGAGACGGAGGCGGCCATGCGCGTGTGGGCGCAGCCGCTTTTCTCGATGGAAAGCATCTTTTCGCGCGTGTCGGGCTCGGTGAGCCACATCGCAAGGATGTCGACGGCGATGCGGAAGTCGCGCGCGACGGAACAGAGCGATGAGCCGGGGTGGCAGAGGGCGGAGAGGATGGGGCTGTGGAGGTGGGCGGGGATGAGGGAGTCGTCGGAAGAGGAGGACTCAACGCGGAGGGCCGCGGAGTGCCGCGGAGGAGAGGGCAGAGGAGAAGATGCAGAGGGGCAAAGGGACGGAGGGGCAGAGGGAGGTGGAGCACTCGCCATCGGGCGAGTGGCACGAGGAGGTGCAGAGCCACCGCTCTGGAGAGCGGTGCCACCAAGAGAGGAGTCATCAAGAGTTGCCGCGGCGTGGGCGACCATGCGACGACGATACAGCGCGGCGAGCGCGATGCAAGAGCGTGTTGCGAAGAAATCTCGGAGTGTGGGTGTTTGGGCGCGCAGATGGCGTGACTGCGCGCGGTGTCACTGACAACAGCATGTCAGTGAGGTGGAGTCAAGGGGGAAAATGGCAGATCGCAAATGGCCAGATGGCAGACAGAGGGAGGAGTGGGCGGGTGTGCAGTGATGTGGTGATGAGCCCTGTAGGGGCTGCTGAGTGTGTTGGTGTTGTGCGTGAGTGTTGAGCGATGCGGGGAGAGATTCGGGTCTCCGTTGGGGACCCTCCGCTGAGGAAGCCGCGGCGCGGGGACTTGAACCCAGCCCTCACGGGCTGGGCTGGATTCTGTCGGCACTGCGTGCCTCTGGAGGATCGCGGTGGGTGATTGCGATGCTGAGCGCACCGAAGCACGCGCGTGCAACCGTGCGGCGACGACGCACCCCGGGCTCGCGAGCATTTTGCGCCATGTGTTCCAAGTGTTTCCATTGTGGAGACTTGCGCGATCTGATGGCTCATGCCATGCTCGGTCCCACTGGTGGAGCTGCCAGACAGGAGACCGAGCATGGACAACGCGAGTTGGAGGGTGTTGGCGGCGAGCGTGCGGAAGCTGGATCGGAGCCCGCGTGGCGGTCGCTTCACCTTCACCGATGCGGACATCGTGCTGACCTTTCTCTGGGCCGTCTTGCACCGACGACCCACCTCCTGGGCGTGCCGACGCGATGCATGGCCGTTGTGGCGGCGTGGTCGATTGCCCTCGCCAAGCAGGATGAGCCGGCGGCTGAGAACCACCAGCGTCCAGGCGTTACTTGCCGCGGCGGAGGCGGAGAATCTGGTCTCTGCATCGGGAGCGTTGGTGCTGGCTCTTGACGGCAAGGCCCTGCGCGTCGCCTCGCACTCCGGAGACCGGACCGCGACCTTCGGCGCATGGGGACTGCGCGGCTACAAGCTCCATGCGATCTGCGATCTCGCGGGCTCGATCGTCTCCTGGCGTCTCACGCCCATGCACTGCCATGAAGCAGTGATGGCCAAGCGGATGATGCGAGACATGGAGTTGAACGGGTATGTGCTGGCCGACTCGAACTACGACAGCGTGAAGCTCTATGAACTCTGCGCGTGCAAGGGCGGACAACTGGTGGTTCCGCGGAAGGACTGCCGCGTGGGTCGCGGCGTGCGGCGGTCCGGAACGCATCCGGACCGCCGTCGAGCCATCGACATGCTGGAGCAGAGCATGACGGGCTTCGGCAGGGGCCTGCTGTCACTCCGGCGCGTGATCGAGCGTGTGTTTGCACGCCTGGAAATGACCCACCATGTGGGGCTTATCCCGCCGCACGTGCGCGGCATCGAGCGGGTCCGTCGATGGATCCAAGCCATCATCATCCTTGATCGACACACACAGGCAATGAAGCGATGACGCAAAAAGCTCTCGCGCCCGGGGCTCCCTTTTGCGGCATTCGAGTTGAGGTATTCAACGGGAACGAGTGGCGTTTGAGGGGAGTACGCGGCACCTGCCGCTGGCTGGCTTGTCGCCCCCCCCCCACACACACATTGCGCGACGACGCTGCGCCACCGGCTCTCAACCGTCAGCACTTCGTGCTGAAGCGCGCGGACAGGACTTCATGCCGCGCGGCGTGAGATTATCGAACATGTGCAAAGAAGTGTGCGCGTGTGATCGTGCGGGGACGAAGCACCCCGGGCTCGCGCCCGGGGCTCCCTTTTGCGGCATTCGAGTTGAGGTGTTCAACGGGAACGAGTGGCGTTTGAGGGGAGTACGCGGCACTGGCACAGTGAGTCATGCACCACCGGCTGAAGAACCGGCGATTGTCCACTTCTTCCCATCGCGCACGACGGGCCGATACAGCGTGTCGCGTTCGACGGGCATGAAGCCGGCTTCGCGGCAGGCCTTCTGGAGCGTGCCGACGTTGACTTCCTGGTGGGTGTTGCTGCCGCCGACGTGCGTGATGTCGTACCAGACCACGGTGCCGTCGATGTCGTCCGCGCCGTTCTGGAGCATGAGCTGGGCCATGGGGAGCGTCTGCATGATCCAGAAGGCCTTCACGTGCGGGAAGTTGTCGAGCATGAGACGCGCGATGGCGAGCGTGCGCAGGTTCTCGAGCCCGGTGGGACCGGGGAGATGCTCAAGCTCGCAGCCGTCGGGGAAGAAGGGGAGGGGGATGATGGTTTGGTAGTAGCCGTGGGGAAGGCACGAAGGCACGGAGGCACGAAGGCACGAAGGCGAAGACAAAGAGGAAGAGGGAGAGCCGAAGGCGACGTGTTCGGGGAGGGGTGTGCCGGGACGGGTCAGCGTCACGA from Phycisphaeraceae bacterium includes the following:
- a CDS encoding serine/threonine protein kinase; translation: MPRAQRQAFLERVCGSDKALLKEVLDLLRYHPEEPAPSGKLDVRLKEGGALAAAAADLDLLDRGSGVASGGSGAPGVGASETVGVGIGGSDGAGRGSSSSGLKEPSKLPMPSRSPADEGVGGGGGGGGGGVPVTEAKYGAMPATIDHGPFPPGHLIQGRYRIVERIGRGGMGVVYRADDLTLNQPVALKFLPEAFAEHPSRKARFLNEARVSLQITHPNVCRVHDIVEVEGRQFLSMEYVGGEDLGSLLKRVGRPHVERAIGLAQQMCRGLHAAHEKGVLHRDLKPANVMVDDDGNAKILDFGLAGMAAGISGIEVKAGTPTYMAPEQLRGEAVTVRSDVYGLGLLLYELFTGKKAWEASSIPELMHMHRKQLPPDPRELVPGLDERIARTIMACLARDPEERPKSAMAVAAMLPGGDPLAAALAAGETPSPQLVAQAGGRGVLRPAHGVVLMGSVLGLLAVVAWLAPYVAMQDKAYLNKGPAVLASIAENCFARLGYSLQGQHTASALDYYEELVSEIERNDKGPDRWDRLGRPRPAAIDFWYRASPMPLRPQNSLGKVSMTDPAPTEPGMISLRLSPAGQLRELYVRYRDADDITTPDGWRPPSVPTDLERTWRLLFELADLPYDDFVSVEPMRVPPVFADTRAAWEGVYPESPEIEVRVEAATYRGQAVAFRLIEKRWPKASQVGVPEELFRHGPGLWATTMMTGLLVIASLVLVPGNVFGRRVDYMGAFKVGLGGTGLWAVGWWLRASHVWTLQGETDLLGRAAGQSLLVGAALVVFYMAMEPYVRRQWPQMLISWERLLSGRVRDALVGKHALVGVLLGVASAAAFYATLLIPSMVGKPPPAPFMDGRYGMDAMMSARSGFGAVLHMAVASVREGMALVLVLVIVRFMVKRTWMAAGVFAILTALFWGLLSGSGTMATWPLLGVVAGALAVVVVRYGLLSATIAAMVYHLLVAFPLTIDPSMWYFDATIFAHSFVVVSALIGVLLATGVVRATPDGVAPVLSASRY
- a CDS encoding sigma-70 family RNA polymerase sigma factor, which translates into the protein MADASDTSARELASQLLPLVYDDLRRLAQAKMNREPGMISLEPTALAHETFMRLVDQSRVDWRGKSHFMAVAAQAMRRILVDHARARKRLKRGGARQRVDLSSGIAATGPSEVDLLALDDAMEKLAQIDERQARVVELRFFGGLNVDEVAEALGVSKRTVEGDWTIARAWLRRELAEGAEP
- a CDS encoding flagellar hook basal-body protein: MNYGTQLSLSGVLTSLHKQDVATNNLANLNTVGFKTEIALTRQRAAVRIEDGLGSMPSDSLIERLGAGVMLAPTMTSHKQGSVMPTGNDLDIAIEGDGFLVVRDASDASSDRVRLTRDGRLARSASGLLVQAATGLPVLDTTNRTISLGDGPVQIDDQGLVTQNGEERGRIALVDVPDRRALHKSGDGLYVPDAASIAGRTAAAGRIRQRALEASTVDEIDALTKVTSAAREVSANLGMIQYQDRFMDRAINVLGRVS
- the flgG gene encoding flagellar basal-body rod protein FlgG, whose amino-acid sequence is MAILALQSASSGLSALNTQLDVIANNLANVNTVGFKSSRANFQDLIYVERMQPGVENALGDQRPTGLYVGLGVRVSGTQLNFEQGAPLTTNEKKDLMIEGIGFFQVTVEDALGGIGYTRAGNFAINSDGELVLANDVGRRLEPSITIPEDATDIQVTNDGRVLVLQPGEVEPTEVGQIQIAAFVNPQGLKQIGENLYVQTEASGDPIVGNPGDDNLGSIRQGLLESSNVDPTRELVELIRTQRAFEMNSQSIRAADDVLQQVAQLRRG
- the flgA gene encoding flagellar basal body P-ring formation protein FlgA; amino-acid sequence: MISRPAIPRQRRARRLTRRAVSVALAAAIATTALADGSITLRPVARLQADAPVRITDIADLRGSLPDTLAHVVLHPSSLRDGRVSVHEVRDAIEAAGNVNWGRIALSGADCRIVRLDTPPGPVHDRAPEPDASPRPDHTSEPIVRDLIAPRLAQSLGIDERRLRLTFDSADAADTILTMPTRGRTVEIRPIGRSDTAPIAITVYERGAIVARASVRARVEVLREVAVSRVEIERGAPIDETLVDRRPEWLPLSERPADPDALADAVARSKIPPGRILTEQSVQGAIAVKRGDPVVIHCISGDFVMKLRARATTDARIGQTIPFSPLDGRKGRTILARVERPGIAIAADDHSQADQEPTP
- a CDS encoding flagellar basal body L-ring protein FlgH, translated to MSDRSMQTTRLAATIFLAGTLATPALAQSLFVTQVNVPIDAKGEPDPGAHLRGASLMFIEPPKPREFAIHDLVTIIIEETTKSEASQTLETEKKYDMNGALTDFISLRHLLELQVQNDKQDPAQIGLNYKNKYKGDGDYERTDRFVARITATVIDVKPNGTVVLEARKRIDKDGEVQTIILSGTCRRDDVTAQNTVLSSQLAALTVTMSTEGQVTKAGKKGLIPRALEGLFNF
- a CDS encoding transposase, which produces MDNASWRVLAASVRKLDRSPRGGRFTFTDADIVLTFLWAVLHRRPTSWACRRDAWPLWRRGRLPSPSRMSRRLRTTSVQALLAAAEAENLVSASGALVLALDGKALRVASHSGDRTATFGAWGLRGYKLHAICDLAGSIVSWRLTPMHCHEAVMAKRMMRDMELNGYVLADSNYDSVKLYELCACKGGQLVVPRKDCRVGRGVRRSGTHPDRRRAIDMLEQSMTGFGRGLLSLRRVIERVFARLEMTHHVGLIPPHVRGIERVRRWIQAIIILDRHTQAMKR